A region of the Anaerosporomusa subterranea genome:
ATGATTCATAGTGTTTCTCCCACTTAACGCGTTATTATTTATCGAGACCCAGTTCCTTGATCAGCTTGGCATAGTCGTCACTAGCTTGTTTCATGAACTTGCCAAAGTCTTCCGGACCTTGATACATAACAGGCTGCATCATATCGCCCATAGCCTTTTTGAAGTCAGGATCTTCTGATATCTTCTTAAGGACGTCAGCATAATAGTCTACTACTTCTTTAGGCGTGCCTTTGGGAGCCGCTATCCCCTTAACTGAGCCCCAGGTATGGAAATTGATTCCCTGCTCTTTAAGAGTTGGGACATTAGGAAGGGCCGGGTCTCTGTCAGGTGTGGCTATGCCAAGCGGTTTTACTCTATTGGCTTTTAGCTGTGAAATAGCTTCAGCAGGATGAGCGCCGCCAATAAGAGTCTGAGCGCCCATTAGAGTAGTCATTGCCTGATTACCACCGGCATGCGGCACAGGAGTAACAGTAATATTAGCCGCCTTACCGATTCCGCGCATAACAAGGTCTACAGCGCCAGCCTTGGTTGATACCGAAGCAGTCACTGGTTTATTTTCTTTCTTCGCCCAGTCGATAACATCTTTAACTGAGTTAAACGGAGAATTCGCCGGAGCTAACACCACTACAGTATGTATCGACATCCGAGAAATAAAGGTGAGATCGGTGAACGGATTGTATTCAACCTTTTGGATATGAGGCATAACTAGATCATGACCCGATCCGGTACCGACTAGCAGAGTATAGCCATCCGGTTTAGCGCGGGCGACAAAGGCCGAGCCTTCAACACCGCCGCCGCCAGGCTTATTGACAAACTGTAAAGGTTGGGGACAATATTTGGACCATACCTTCTCGATTGCGCGAGCCAGCATGTCGGTAGATCCGCCGGCAGCCATTGGAACAACAAACGTAATGGGCTTATCAGGTTTAAATGCTTTCGGAGCGTCTGCTTTTTTCTCGCCGCCGCAGCCACTCACAATCACCAGCATGGACAGTACGACCAGAACCGCGATAAAGGCTTTCCAGTAGTTCTTGCGAAACATTCTTTTTCCTCCTCGTTTTCTTTTTTCGATAAAGCACGCTTTAATTACTGTGTGAAATTACTGATTTACTCCTCAGTAACCACGCAACGGGCTTTCTTCCTGCTCTTGTACGCAGCATAGATCTGACCGATGAGGATAATGAAGAATAGTGCCATGATGCTTCCGGAAATGGGCCGTGACACAAAAATCGTAAAACTTCCAGCAGACATCAATAGAGATTGACGCAGAGCATTTTCAATAAGTGGGG
Encoded here:
- a CDS encoding tripartite tricarboxylate transporter substrate binding protein; this encodes MFRKNYWKAFIAVLVVLSMLVIVSGCGGEKKADAPKAFKPDKPITFVVPMAAGGSTDMLARAIEKVWSKYCPQPLQFVNKPGGGGVEGSAFVARAKPDGYTLLVGTGSGHDLVMPHIQKVEYNPFTDLTFISRMSIHTVVVLAPANSPFNSVKDVIDWAKKENKPVTASVSTKAGAVDLVMRGIGKAANITVTPVPHAGGNQAMTTLMGAQTLIGGAHPAEAISQLKANRVKPLGIATPDRDPALPNVPTLKEQGINFHTWGSVKGIAAPKGTPKEVVDYYADVLKKISEDPDFKKAMGDMMQPVMYQGPEDFGKFMKQASDDYAKLIKELGLDK